One genomic window of Scatophagus argus isolate fScaArg1 chromosome 16, fScaArg1.pri, whole genome shotgun sequence includes the following:
- the LOC124073019 gene encoding myosin-11-like isoform X3, translated as MADPAADDSKYLFLGNDFRNSGVAQADWAAKKMVWVPSEREGFEPASIKEDKGDQVLVELSNGQKVTVNKDDIQKMNPPKFSKVEDMAALTFLNEASVLHNLRERYFSSLIYTYSGLFCVVVNPYKMLPIYSEKIIEMYKGKKRHEVPPHIYSITDNAYRNMMQDREDQSILCTGESGAGKTENTKKVIQYLAVVASSHKGKKEVNPQQQGGSLAYGELEKQLLQANPILEAFGNAKTIKNDNSSRFGKFIKLNFDVTGYIVGANIDTYLLEKSRCIRQANTERAFHIFYYMVAGAKDKMREELLLEDFSGYRFLVAGHVEIPGQEDDVMFDETLDAMEIMGFTEEERIGMLKVVSTVLQLGNIKFEKERNSEQATMPDNTAAQKVCHLQGINVTDFTRAILTPRIKVGREVVQKAQTKQQADFAVEALAKAMYERLFRWILARVNKTLDKSKRQASSFLGILDIAGFEIFEDNSFEQLCINYTNERLQQLFNHTMFILEQEEYKREGIEWNFIDFGLDLLPCIELIERPNNPPGILALLDEECWFPKATDVSFVDKLLNTHTGHVKFSKPKQHKDKLMFSILHYAGKVDYNAANWLTKNMDPLNDNVTALLNNSSSNFVQDLWKDADRVVGLETMTKMSESSAPTSTKSKKGMFRTVGQLYKESLSKLMTTLNNTQPNFVRCIIPNHEKRAGKMDANLVLEQLRCNGVLEGIRICRQGFPNRIVFQEFRQRYEILAANAIPKGFMDGKQACCLMVKHLDLDTNLYRIGQSKMFFRTGVLAQLEEERDLKLTVIIIAFQGQARGFLARKAFSKRQQQLSAMKVIQRNCACYLKLKNWQWWRLFTKVKPLLQVTRQEEEMGQKEEELKAAREVAAKTEAELKDISQKHTQLMEERVQLEMKLQAETELCAEAEEMRVRLEAKKQELEEVLHEMEARLEEEEERSLTLQHEKKDMEQQLQLMEAHIAEEEDARQKLQLEKNGVEGKVKKLEEDVLFMEDQNNKLQKERKLLEERMADMSSNLAEEEEKSKNLTKLKAKHESMISELEVRMKKEEKGRQDTEKAKRKVEAELAELQEQNADLQAQQAELRAQQAAKEEELQATQARLEEESNQRGSAVKRVREMETVLSELQEDLEAERTARGKAEAARRDLGEELNALRSELEDSLDTTAAQQELRAKREQEVAMLKKAMEEEGRSHEAQIQDLRQKHSQAVEELSEQLEQGKRVRAGLEKAKQALEKESADLSADLRSLASAKQDVEHKKKKVEGQLNDLHSRFNESERQRTELGERVSKMTVELDNVTSLLNEAEGKNIKLSKDVSTLTSQLQDTQELLSEETRQKLNLSGRLRQMEEDRNSLMEQLEEETEAKRAVERQVSGLNMQVSDYKKKLDETSGMVELLEEGKKRLQRDLEAANSEYEEKASAYDKLEKSRSRLQQELEDVLMDLDSQRQLVSNLEKKQKKFDQMLAEERAVSSKFAEERDRAEAEAREKETRVLALSRALDDSQNALEEAEKNMKALRAEMEDLISSKDDVGKSVHDLEKAKRGLEAIVEEMRTQMEELEDELQVAEDAKLRLEVNTQALKAQHERELHARDEMGEEKRKQLLKQVRELEAELEEERKQRSQASGGKKKLEGELKDMEDQLEATSRGRDEAVKQLRKIQGQVKDLQRELEDSRAAQKEALTSARESERRSKAMEADVAQLHEMLAAAERARKQAETERDELSEELASNSSGKSLLSDEKRRLDTKISQLEEELEEEQANVETLNDRLRKSQQLVDQLGAELAAERSSSQSKEGSRQQLERQARELKAKLQEIEGQGRSKLKSSIAALEAKLREVEEQLEMESRERQANAKNLRQKEKKLKDLTIQMEDERKQAQQYKDQAEKGNVRVKQLKHQLEEAEEEAQRMAAARRKLQRELEEASEANDTLSREVASLRSKLRRGGGGGGEAAFSSPSPRSSGGGSSSMRSLGLGGSLSRRSTIKENSVELQEEEPRSPSPPACSSPPEPRGEAYSYSPEE; from the exons ATGGCTGACCCGGCTGCCGACGACAGCAAGTACCTCTTCCTGGGAAATGACTTCCGCAACAGCGGGGTGGCGCAAGCTGACTGGGCCGCCAAGAAGATGGTGTGGGTGCCGTCAGAGAGAGAGGGCTTCGAGCCGGCCAGCATCAAGGAGGATAAGGGTGACCAG GTGCTGGTGGAGCTCTCCAACGGCCAGAAGGTGACGGTGAACAAAGACGACATCCAGAAGATGAACCCGCCCAAGTTCAGCAAGGTGGAGGACATGGCCGCCCTCACCTTCCTCAACGAAGCCTCCGTCCTCCACAACCTGCGAGAGCGATACTTCTCCAGCCTGATCTAT ACGTACTCCGGTCTGTTCTGCGTGGTGGTGAATCCCTACAAGATGCTGCCCATCTACTCTGAAAAGATCATCGAGATGTACAAGGGCAAGAAGCGTCACGAGGTGCCGCCGCACATCTACTCCATCACAGACAACGCCTACAGGAACATGATGCAAG acCGTGAGGATCAGTCTATTCTCTGCAC AGGTGAGTCTGGAGCggggaagacagaaaacaccaaGAAGGTGATTCAGTACTTGGCTGTCGTCGCTTCCTCACACAAGGGCAAGAAGGAAGTGAACCCT cagcagcagggaggatcTCTGGCCTAT GGGGAGCTAGAGAAGCAGCTCCTGCAGGCTAATCCCATCCTGGAAGCATTTGGAAACGCCAAAACCATCAAGAATGACAACTCCTCGCGATTT GGCAAGTTCATCAAACTCAACTTTGATGTGACCGGCTACATTGTTGGTGCCAATATTGACACCT ACCTGCTGGAGAAGTCTCGCTGTATTCGTCAGGCCAACACTGAGAGAGCCTTTCACATCTTCTATTACATGGTGGCAGGAGCCAAGGACAAGATGAGGG AGGAGCTTCTGCTGGAGGACTTCAGCGGCTATCGTTTCCTGGTTGCGGGTCACGTGGAGATTCCCGGTCAGGAGGACGACGTGATGTTTGATGAAACTCTGGACGCCATGGAGATCATGGGCTTCACTGAGGAGGAGAGAATAG ggaTGTTGAAGGTTGTGTCCACTGTGCTCCAACTGGGCAACATCAAGTTTGAGAAGGAGAGGAACAGCGAGCAGGCGACCATGCCGGACAACACCG CTGCTCAGAAGGTGTGTCACCTGCAGGGCATCAATGTGACCGACTTCACCCGCGCCATCCTCACCCCTCGAATCAAAGTGGGCAGGGAGGTGGTGCAGAAGGCGCAGACCAAGCAGCAG GCTGATTTTGCAGTGGAGGCTCTGGCTAAGGCCATGTATGAGCGCCTGTTTCGTTGGATCCTGGCCCGAGTCAACAAGACACTGGACAAGAGTAAGAGACAGGCGTCCTCCTTCCTGGGCATCCTGGACATTGCTGGCTTTGAGATTTTTGAG GACAACTCCTTCGAGCAGCTGTGCATCAACTACACCAACGAGCGCCTACAGCAGCTCTTCAACCACACCATGTTCATCCTGGAGCAGGAGGAGTACAAGAGGGAGGGCATCGAGTGGAACTTCATCGACTTCGGCCTCGACCTGCTGCCCTGCATCGAGCTCATCGAGAGGCCG AACAACCCTCCAGGCATCCTGGCCCTGCTGGACGAGGAGTGCTGGTTCCCCAAAGCCACTGACGTGTCCTTTGTGGACAAGCTGCTGAACACCCACACTGGCCACGTGAAGTTCTCCAAACCCAAACAGCACAAGGACAAACTGATGTTCAGTATTCTGCACTACGCGGGGAAG GTGGACTATAATGCGGCTAACTGGCTGACGAAGAACATGGATCCTCTGAATGACAATGTGACCGCTCTGCTCAACAACTCGTCCAGCAACTTCGTGCAGGACCTGTGGAAAGACG CGGATCGAGTGGTGGGTCTGGAGACCATGACCAAGATGTCAGAGAGTTCGGCGCCCACCTCCACTAAATCCAAGAAGGGTATGTTCCGCACGGTGGGTCAGCTGTACAAGGAGTCGCTGAGCAAACTGATGACCACTCTGAACAACACGCAGCCCAACTTCGTCCGCTGCATCATCCCCAACCACGAGAAGAGG gctGGGAAGATGGACGCCAACCTGGTGCTGGAGCAGCTCAGGTGTAACGGCGTGCTGGAGGGCATCCGAATCTGCAGACAGGGTTTCCCCAACCGCATCGTGTTCCAGGAGTTCAGGCAGAG ATATGAGATTCTGGCTGCTAACGCCATCCCGAAGGGCTTCATGGATGGGAAGCAGGCCTGCTGTCTGATG GTAAAGCACCTGGATCTGGATACCAACCTGTATCGGATTGGTCAGAGTAAGATGTTCTTCAGGACTGGAGTTTTggctcagctggaggaggagagagacctCAAGCTGACCGTCATCATCATCGCCTTCCAGGGACAAGCAAGAGGCTTCCTGGCCCGCAA ggcCTTCAGTAAacgtcagcagcagctgagcgCCATGAAGGTCATCCAGAGGAACTGCGCCTGTTACCTCAAGCTCAAGAACTGGCAGTGGTGGAGGCTCTTCACcaag GTGAAGCCTCTGCTGCAGGTCAccagacaagaagaagaaatgggTCAGAAAGAGGAGGAACTAAAGGCTGCAAGGGAGGTGGCAGCCAAGACGGAGGCTGAACTGAAGGACATTTCCCAGAAACACACGCAG CTGATGGAGGAGCGAGTCCAGCTGGAGATGAAGCTTCAGGCAGAGACGGAGCTGTGCGCCGAGGCTGAGGAGATGAGGGTGCGGCTGGAGGCCAAgaagcaggagctggaggaggtgcTGCACGAGATGGAGGCCcggctggaggaggaggaggagcgcaGCCTGACCCTGCAGCATGAGAAGAAGGACATGGAGCAGCAGCTACAG cTCATGGAGGCCCACAtagcagaggaggaagacgctcggcagaagctgcagctggaaaaaaaCGGTGTGGAGGGAAAAGTCAAGAAACTGGAAGAGGACGTCCTGTTCATGGAGGACCAAAATAACAAGCTGCAGAAG GAGCGGAAGCTTCTGGAGGAGAGGATGGCTGACATGAGCTCAAacctggcagaggaggaggagaagtccAAGAACCTGACCAAGCTCAAGGCCAAACATGAGTCCATGATCTCCGAGCTGGAGG TGCGTatgaagaaggaagagaaaggtCGCCAGGACACGGAGAAGGCCAAGAGGAAGGTGGAGGCCGAGCTGGCCGAGCTCCAGGAGCAGAATGCAGACCTGCAGGCCCAGCAAGCCGAGCTCCGAGCCCAGCAGGCCGCTAAGGAAGAGGAGCTCCAGGCCACACAGGCCCG GTTGGAGGAAGAGAGCAATCAGCGAGGGTCGGCGGTGAAGCGGGTTCGGGAGATGGAGACTGTGCtttcagagctgcaggaggactTGGAGGCAGAGAGGACGGCCAGGGGGAAGGCGGAGGCAGCTCGACGGGACCTCGGAGAGGAGCTGAATGCTCTACGCAGTGAGCTAGAGGACAGCCTCGACACCACCGCCGCTCAGCAAGAGCTACG GGCAAAGCGTGAACAGGAGGTGGCCATGCTGAAgaaggccatggaggaggagggacgtAGCCACGAGGCCCAGATCCAGGACCTGAGACAGAAACATAGtcaggctgtggaggagctcAGTGAGCAGCTGGAGCAGGGCAAGAGG GTGAGAGCTGGTCTGGAGAAGGCCAAGCAGGCTCTGGAGAAAGAGTCAGCAGACCTGAGCGCTGACCTGCGATCTCTCGCCAGCGCAAAACAGGACGTAgagcacaagaagaagaaggtggaggGTCAGCTGAACGACCTGCACTCACGCTTCAACGAGAGCGAGCGACAGAGGACCGAACTGGGGGAACGAGTGTCCAAGATGACG GTGGAGCTGGACAACGTGACGAGTCTGTTGAACGAGGCGGAGGGAAAGAACATTAAGCTGAGTAAAGACGTCTCCACTCTGACCTCTCAGCTCCAGGACACTCAG gagctgctgtccGAGGAAACCCGACAGAAGTTGAATCTGTCCGGACGTCTGCGTcagatggaggaggacaggaacaGCCTgatggagcagctggaggaggagactgAGGCCAAAAGGGCTGTGGAGAGGCAGGTGTCTGGCCTCAACATGCAG GTGTCCGActacaagaagaagctggacGAGACGTCAGGGatggtggagctgctggaggaggggaagaagcGGCTGCAGCGTGACCTGGAGGCAGCCAACAGCGAGTACGAGGAGAAGGCATCGGCCTACGACAAGCTGGAGAAGAGCCGGAGTCGGCTtcagcaggagctggaggacgTCCTCATGGACCTGGACAGCCAGCGTCAACTTGTCTCCAATctggagaagaagcagaagaagtttgatcag ATGCTGGCAGAGGAGCGTGCAGTGTCCAGTAAGTTTGCAGAAGAGCGGGATCGAGCAGAGGCGGAGGCCCGGGAGAAGGAGACGCGGGTGTTAGCTCTGTCCAGAGCACTGGATGACAGCCAGAATGCTTTGGAGGAGGCGGAGAAGAACATGAAGGCCCTCCGAGCTGAGATGGAGGATCTCATCAGCTCCAAGGATGACGTGGGAAAGAGC GTCCACGACCTGGAGAAGGCCAAGCGTGGCCTGGAGGCCATCGTGGAGGAGATGAGAACGCagatggaggagctggaggatgaGCTGCAGGTCGCTGAGGACGCCAAGCTGCGCCTGGAGGTCAACACTCAGGCCCTGAAAGCTCAACATGAGAGGGAGCTGCATGCCCGTGATGAGATGGGCGAGGAGAAAAGGAAGCAGCTCCTCAAACAG GTGCGTGAACTGGAGgcggagctggaggaggagaggaagcagcgAAGTCAAGCGTCAGGCGgaaagaagaagctggagggCGAGCTGAAGGACATGGAGGACCAGCTGGAGGCCACCAGCAGGGGGCGTGACGAGGCAGTCAAGCAGCTCCGTAAGATCCAG GGCCAGGTGAAGGATCTCCAGAGGGAGCTGGAGGACTCGCGTGCAGCCCAGAAGGAGGCGTTGACCTCAGCCAGGGAGTCTGAGCGCAGATCCAAGGCCATGGAGGCCGACGTCGCCCAGCTGCACGAG ATGTTGGCAGCAGCTGAGAGAGCTCGTaagcaggcagagacagaaagagacgaGCTGTCTGAAGAACTGGCCAGTAACTCCTCTGGAAA ATCATTGCTGTCTGATGAGAAGCGTCGTCTGGACACTAAGATCAGCcaactggaggaggagctggaggaagagcaggCCAATGTGGAGACTCTCAACGACCGGCTGAGGAAGAGCCAGCAGCTG GTGGACCAGCTGGGCGCCGAGCTGGCGGCAGAGAGGTCTTCCTCTCAGAGCAAGGAGGGATCCAGGCAGCAGCTGGAGAGACAAGCCCGAGAGCTGAAGGCCAAACTGCAGGAGATCGAAGGCCAGGGCCGATCGAAGCTCAAGTCCTCCATCGCCGCCCTGGAGGCCAAACTCAGGGAGGTCGAAGAGCAGCTGGAGATGGAGAGCAG GGAGCGTCAGGCCAACGCCAAGAATCTGCGtcagaaagagaagaaactgaaggaTTTGACCATCCAGATGGAGGATGAGAGGAAGCAGGCGCAGCAATACAAAGACCAG GCGGAGAAGGGCAACGTGCGGGTGAAGCAGCTGAAGCATCAGctggaggaggcggaggaggaggccCAGCGCATGGCAGCAGCCCGCAGGAAACTGCagagggagctggaggaggcgAGCGAGGCCAACGACACCCTGAGCAGAGAGGTGGCTTCACTCAGGAGCAAACTGAG GCGTGGCGGTGGCGGCGGTGGGGAGGCGGCGTTCAGCAGCCCCAGTCCCCGGAGCAGCGGCGGCGGGAGCAGCAGCATGAGGAGCTTGGGGCTGGGAGGGAGCCTCAGCCGGAGGAGCACCATCAAGGAGAACtcagtggagctgcaggaggaggagccacGCTCCCCGTCTCCCCCTGCCTGCAGCTCCCCTCCCGAGCCCCGCGGGGAGGCCTACAGCTACTCCCCCGAGGAGTAG